A region of Pyxidicoccus parkwaysis DNA encodes the following proteins:
- a CDS encoding Crp/Fnr family transcriptional regulator encodes MKHKLIDYFSRLSPLSEEEAQAILDSMVVRTFKKGTVLLEQGQVCTECYFVLEGCVRQYSLVDGEERSNGFFTEEQWVLSLSSFMNKTPAEHFLVCAADTTLVVGNEQKENDLFARFPRFESISRRAMEKVLAEQQDRLASYLTDTPEQRYLRLVETRPDLLQRIPQYHLASYVGVKPESLSRIRKRLASGSGRPTPRRSG; translated from the coding sequence ATGAAGCACAAGCTCATCGACTACTTCTCCAGGCTGTCCCCGCTCTCGGAGGAGGAGGCCCAGGCGATTCTGGACAGCATGGTGGTGCGGACCTTCAAGAAGGGCACCGTCCTCCTGGAGCAGGGACAGGTCTGCACCGAGTGCTACTTCGTCCTCGAAGGCTGTGTCCGGCAGTACTCGCTGGTGGATGGCGAGGAGCGCAGCAACGGCTTCTTCACGGAAGAGCAGTGGGTGCTCTCCCTGAGCAGCTTCATGAACAAGACTCCCGCCGAGCACTTCCTCGTCTGTGCCGCGGACACCACGCTGGTCGTGGGGAACGAGCAGAAGGAGAACGACCTCTTCGCGCGCTTCCCGCGCTTCGAGTCCATCTCCCGGCGCGCCATGGAGAAGGTGCTCGCCGAGCAGCAGGACCGCCTGGCCTCGTACCTCACCGACACACCCGAGCAGCGCTACCTGCGGCTCGTCGAGACACGTCCCGACCTCCTCCAGCGCATTCCGCAGTATCATCTGGCCAGCTACGTCGGCGTGAAGCCCGAGTCCCTGAGCCGCATCCGCAAACGCCTCGCGTCCGGAAGCGGACGTCCTACGCCTCGGCGGAGCGGGTGA
- a CDS encoding thioesterase domain-containing protein, which translates to MPQRFIPPRDAYELRVSRLWADHLHRAAIDLGMKDDFFELGGDRARAEAVLAETSARFDTPLSIEAFLQEPTIERLGCLLRAKSRKLNEQPLVPLQPHGSKRPFFFLPGGEGTTLNSHALARWMGPEQPLYGLQTRGLYGTRPPFTRVEELAADHIESMRAVQPRGPYLLGGHCSGGTVALEMALQLQRSGERVAVLAVLDAWSPAILRQRMPNETFLDDLVEFYSIVAAGFRYWYDVDIGLKSDELRTLGPQQRIAHFMDLARKHGAYPPDEPDERIERILALYRAASYSGYAPAERFQGPITFLRATDSKFCETLTEGWEDVSTQPLRLRMVEGNHVSLLTEPHVERVANELRAAIAEAQVS; encoded by the coding sequence ATGCCCCAGCGTTTCATTCCCCCTCGAGATGCCTACGAGCTGCGAGTCTCTCGGCTCTGGGCGGACCACCTGCACAGAGCCGCCATCGACCTCGGGATGAAGGACGACTTCTTCGAGCTCGGCGGCGACCGCGCCCGGGCGGAGGCCGTCCTCGCCGAGACTTCGGCGCGGTTCGACACTCCGCTTTCGATAGAGGCCTTCCTCCAGGAGCCGACCATCGAGCGCCTTGGCTGTCTCCTGCGCGCGAAGTCGAGGAAGCTCAACGAGCAGCCCCTTGTCCCGCTCCAGCCACACGGCTCGAAGCGCCCCTTCTTCTTCCTGCCGGGAGGGGAGGGGACGACGCTCAACTCCCATGCGCTGGCGCGCTGGATGGGGCCTGAGCAGCCCCTCTACGGCCTTCAGACGCGTGGCCTGTATGGCACCCGTCCGCCTTTCACTCGCGTCGAGGAGCTGGCGGCCGACCACATCGAGTCCATGCGTGCCGTGCAGCCGCGTGGCCCGTACCTCCTGGGAGGCCATTGCTCCGGCGGCACTGTCGCGCTGGAAATGGCGCTGCAGCTGCAGCGCAGTGGGGAGCGTGTGGCCGTGCTCGCGGTATTGGACGCGTGGTCACCCGCCATCCTCCGTCAGCGCATGCCGAACGAGACGTTCCTGGACGACCTCGTCGAGTTCTACTCCATCGTCGCGGCCGGCTTCCGGTACTGGTACGACGTGGACATCGGGCTGAAGAGCGACGAGCTGCGCACCCTCGGTCCGCAACAGCGAATCGCGCACTTCATGGACCTCGCCAGGAAGCACGGTGCCTATCCGCCGGATGAACCCGACGAGCGCATCGAGCGCATCCTGGCGCTCTATCGCGCCGCCAGTTATTCCGGCTACGCGCCGGCAGAACGCTTCCAGGGCCCCATCACCTTCCTGCGCGCCACGGACAGCAAGTTCTGCGAGACGCTCACCGAGGGCTGGGAGGACGTCTCGACGCAACCGCTGCGCTTGCGCATGGTCGAAGGCAACCATGTCTCGCTGCTGACCGAGCCGCACGTGGAGAGGGTGGCGAACGAGCTCCGTGCCGCCATTGCGGAGGCGCAGGTCTCATGA
- a CDS encoding transmembrane-type terpene cyclase — translation MPLFALLLMIGVGLFWVLTYVLAIRQGFKDRTYGIPLTALCANLSWEAIFVFLYPPALLLRLVILAWFALDLVILYQALRYGPDEFPEVGRRTFYVAFGLTLVTAFCLVLFISWEFEDLQGSYAAFGSNLLMSVLFLLLPYRRGSLRGQSLGIAVCKLLGTAMASLAFFLYVERFRGSALMYFLYASIFVYDLLYVVEVWTRARARQSAAGEALEVQAPLGAQALEVARARASSNGS, via the coding sequence ATGCCCCTGTTCGCCCTGCTGTTGATGATTGGAGTTGGCCTGTTCTGGGTCCTCACCTATGTCCTCGCCATCCGCCAGGGATTCAAGGACCGGACCTACGGCATCCCCCTCACGGCGCTGTGCGCGAACCTGTCGTGGGAGGCCATCTTCGTGTTCCTCTATCCGCCCGCGCTCCTCCTGCGGCTCGTCATCCTGGCCTGGTTCGCCCTGGACCTCGTCATCCTCTACCAGGCGCTCCGGTATGGTCCGGACGAGTTTCCGGAGGTGGGCCGGCGCACGTTCTACGTCGCCTTCGGGCTGACCCTGGTGACGGCCTTCTGCCTGGTGCTCTTCATCTCGTGGGAGTTCGAGGACCTGCAAGGCTCCTATGCGGCGTTTGGCTCAAACCTGCTCATGTCCGTCCTGTTCCTCCTGCTGCCGTACCGGCGCGGGTCGCTCCGGGGCCAGTCGCTGGGAATCGCCGTCTGCAAGCTATTGGGCACCGCGATGGCGTCACTCGCGTTCTTCCTGTACGTCGAGCGGTTCCGGGGCTCCGCCCTGATGTATTTCCTGTATGCCTCCATCTTCGTGTACGACCTCCTCTACGTCGTGGAGGTCTGGACGCGGGCGCGTGCGAGGCAGTCCGCCGCCGGGGAGGCGCTGGAGGTCCAGGCTCCGCTGGGCGCTCAGGCCCTGGAGGTGGCTCGGGCCAGGGCGTCGTCTAACGGGTCATGA
- a CDS encoding IS1182 family transposase, translated as MDRWTPEVACSEREERLLKLAGKSRRLLVFLRRHRHELFDEAFQAELEGMYRQTGQGEAPQPPALLCMALLLQGYLQVSDAEAVRLSATDRCWRVVLGTLVPDDDAPAFSQGGLQQFRERLIHHDMDRRLLERTVEVAKKTKAFDWKKLPATLRLAVDSRPLEGAGRVEDTFNLLGHAGKKLAEGAARLLGTDVEEVCRQARAPVLLGTSVKAALDIDWSDADEKQDALNRLVRQVDRLAAWVARHVDGAEEAPLRRYIEALGQVKAQDLEPVEAGGVRLRQGVAPDRRISIEDEEMRHGRKSKSKRFNGYKQHIGTHLDAELVLACTVTPANRPEEEATPELKKDLRRLGLEPDAVFIDRAYVNSELTEEVKQAGGEVVCKPWPGRGARPGLYGKKDFAVDVKAGTITCPAGQVEAFEPGHVVQFDPEVCGACALRAQCTHAASGRGRSVRLGEDEGLQKRLRRLQGTRSGRAKLRERVPVEHQLAHLSQRQGSRARYRGTRKNTFDLRRLCALQNLETIHRRIDEQRRLAA; from the coding sequence ATGGACCGATGGACGCCCGAGGTCGCGTGTAGCGAGAGGGAAGAGCGGCTGCTGAAGCTGGCGGGCAAGAGCCGCAGGCTCCTGGTCTTCCTGCGACGGCATCGCCATGAGTTGTTCGACGAGGCCTTCCAGGCGGAATTGGAGGGCATGTACCGGCAGACGGGCCAGGGCGAGGCTCCCCAGCCCCCGGCCCTGCTGTGCATGGCGCTGCTGCTGCAAGGCTACCTGCAAGTCTCCGATGCGGAGGCCGTCCGGCTGTCGGCCACGGACCGGTGCTGGCGTGTGGTGCTGGGCACGCTGGTGCCCGACGATGACGCACCCGCCTTCTCGCAGGGAGGCTTGCAGCAGTTCCGCGAGCGACTCATCCACCACGACATGGACCGGCGCCTGCTGGAGCGCACGGTGGAGGTGGCCAAGAAGACGAAGGCCTTCGACTGGAAGAAGCTGCCGGCGACGCTGCGATTGGCGGTGGACAGCCGCCCTTTAGAGGGAGCCGGGCGGGTTGAAGACACCTTCAACCTGCTCGGCCACGCGGGGAAGAAGCTCGCCGAGGGCGCCGCCCGTCTGCTGGGCACGGACGTGGAGGAAGTCTGCCGCCAGGCTCGGGCGCCGGTGCTGCTGGGTACCAGCGTGAAGGCGGCGCTGGACATCGACTGGAGCGATGCCGACGAGAAGCAGGACGCATTGAATCGTCTGGTACGGCAGGTGGACCGGCTGGCGGCATGGGTGGCGCGGCACGTGGACGGGGCCGAAGAGGCGCCGCTGCGCCGCTACATCGAGGCGCTCGGACAGGTGAAGGCGCAGGACTTGGAGCCGGTGGAAGCAGGTGGGGTGCGCCTGCGCCAGGGCGTTGCCCCCGACAGACGCATCTCAATCGAAGACGAAGAGATGCGGCATGGGCGTAAAAGCAAGAGCAAGCGTTTCAATGGCTACAAGCAGCACATCGGCACGCACCTGGATGCGGAGCTGGTGCTGGCGTGTACGGTGACGCCCGCCAACCGACCCGAAGAGGAGGCCACCCCGGAGCTGAAGAAAGACTTGCGGCGGCTGGGCCTGGAGCCGGACGCGGTGTTCATTGATAGGGCATACGTGAACAGCGAGCTGACCGAGGAGGTGAAGCAGGCCGGTGGAGAGGTGGTGTGCAAGCCATGGCCCGGGCGCGGTGCCAGGCCGGGCCTGTATGGCAAGAAGGACTTCGCGGTGGACGTGAAGGCGGGCACCATTACCTGCCCGGCCGGTCAGGTGGAGGCCTTCGAGCCCGGGCACGTGGTGCAGTTCGACCCGGAGGTGTGCGGGGCGTGCGCGCTGCGCGCCCAATGCACGCACGCGGCCTCCGGACGCGGCAGGAGCGTCCGGCTGGGCGAGGACGAGGGCCTGCAGAAGCGACTGCGAAGGCTGCAAGGCACGCGCTCGGGACGGGCGAAGCTGCGCGAGCGGGTGCCCGTCGAGCACCAGCTCGCCCACCTCAGCCAGCGCCAGGGCTCGCGGGCTCGCTACCGCGGCACCCGGAAGAACACCTTCGACCTTCGCAGGCTCTGTGCGCTCCAGAACCTGGAGACCATCCATCGCCGCATCGACGAGCAGCGGCGTCTTGCGGCCTGA
- a CDS encoding thioesterase domain-containing protein: protein MPKQLVVPRDFYELRLSWLWSDILRRDDVGVKDDFFELGGDRAKAEAVLAETSARFDTPLSMEAFLQEPTIEHVGCLLRAKSRKLNEQPVVPLQPHGSKRRFFFVPSGEGNVFNFHALARRMAPDQPFHGLQARGLHGTHPPFERVEEMAADHIESMRAVQPHGPYLLGGHCIGAMVALEMALQLQQRGERVALLAAIDGLAPAPFYQDDVVTIADDTTDFFVFLSKGFKFWFGEDVPLEREALSGLSPDQQAARFMDLARKHGIYTPDAPDERANRILALGRHICRNTYVPQGRFTGTLAFFRGLDSQLCVTPTGGWEEVSTQPPRVRELPGNHVTVVTELHVDALARELLAAIAEAQV from the coding sequence ATGCCCAAACAACTGGTAGTACCCCGAGACTTCTACGAGCTGCGGCTCTCGTGGCTCTGGTCAGACATCCTTCGCCGTGACGACGTCGGAGTGAAGGACGACTTCTTCGAGCTTGGCGGCGACCGCGCCAAGGCGGAGGCCGTCCTCGCTGAGACTTCGGCGCGGTTCGACACTCCGCTCTCGATGGAGGCATTCCTTCAGGAGCCGACCATCGAGCACGTCGGCTGCCTCCTGCGCGCGAAGTCGAGGAAGCTCAACGAGCAGCCCGTCGTCCCGCTCCAGCCGCATGGCTCGAAGCGTCGCTTCTTCTTCGTGCCGAGCGGGGAGGGGAACGTCTTCAACTTCCACGCGCTCGCGCGCCGGATGGCGCCGGACCAGCCCTTCCATGGCCTCCAGGCGCGAGGGCTCCATGGCACGCACCCGCCGTTCGAGCGCGTCGAGGAGATGGCGGCCGACCACATCGAGTCCATGCGCGCCGTGCAGCCGCACGGGCCGTACCTCCTCGGAGGGCACTGCATCGGCGCCATGGTCGCGCTGGAGATGGCGCTCCAGCTGCAACAGCGCGGAGAGCGCGTGGCCCTGCTGGCCGCCATTGATGGTCTGGCGCCCGCGCCCTTCTATCAGGATGACGTCGTCACCATCGCGGACGACACGACCGACTTCTTTGTCTTCCTCTCGAAGGGCTTCAAGTTCTGGTTCGGCGAGGACGTGCCGCTGGAGCGCGAGGCGCTGAGCGGCCTGTCTCCGGACCAGCAAGCCGCGCGCTTCATGGACCTCGCCAGGAAGCACGGCATCTACACGCCCGATGCGCCCGATGAGCGCGCGAATCGCATCCTCGCCCTCGGCCGTCACATCTGTCGCAACACGTATGTGCCCCAGGGCCGCTTCACGGGCACGCTCGCCTTCTTCCGCGGCCTCGACTCCCAGCTGTGCGTCACCCCCACGGGAGGCTGGGAGGAGGTCTCCACGCAGCCTCCGCGCGTCCGGGAGCTCCCGGGCAACCACGTCACGGTCGTCACCGAGCTCCACGTGGATGCCCTGGCGCGCGAGCTCCTGGCCGCCATCGCTGAAGCGCAGGTGTGA
- a CDS encoding SMI1/KNR4 family protein, with product MTPTLEQLLATVVREHYPHPPATEAEIAAFESRAGWQLGAELRAFYLRCNGAELFEPLPNARYSLLSLGELQRARVRMRGIDDDSMGPASWWTLVDCQDSDFILVDVALPPPIPCWMRTTAHTRP from the coding sequence ATGACGCCGACTCTGGAACAGCTCCTGGCCACCGTGGTGCGCGAGCACTACCCGCACCCTCCCGCGACCGAGGCGGAGATTGCCGCGTTCGAATCGCGCGCGGGCTGGCAGCTCGGGGCCGAGCTGCGCGCCTTCTACTTGCGGTGCAATGGCGCGGAGCTGTTCGAGCCGCTGCCCAACGCACGCTACAGCCTCCTCTCCCTCGGAGAGCTCCAGCGCGCCCGCGTTCGGATGCGCGGCATCGACGATGACTCCATGGGCCCCGCGTCCTGGTGGACGCTGGTGGATTGCCAGGACTCGGATTTCATCTTGGTGGACGTGGCCCTGCCGCCCCCTATCCCTTGTTGGATGCGTACCACGGCACATACCCGGCCGTGA
- a CDS encoding diaminopimelate decarboxylase family protein, translated as MCLEGRSLASLADRWGSPLFVVHAARLAENVRRFQQVPPGRQRGAEVFCSYKTNPIPAVIQRLSQLGLGAEVVSPYELWLAMRLGVAPGSIIYNGPGKTPGIARTLVQNELLLTNLNHREEIALVARAAAELDKRPNVGLRVATSDSWSGKFGIPIAGGQALAAYEEALSHPSLRVVGLHAHRGVAIEDAETLERFVREVLEFCDVLHARLGLAVEMLDFGGSLAVPTVLPLDASPLPLAERVRRRLSIEDYLARLIGQVEDHFHRAGRPAPRIFLEPGRAMTGNTQLLLCRVSSLNAAGAGPAHAILDAGENIAHILHREYHEIFHVERWGETPSETYSLDGPTCSPMDRLRATIELPRLRTGDTLAVMDAGAYLVSFSNSFCFPQPGIVVLEQDRETLVRRAETYEDMVSRDLYASDAAR; from the coding sequence TTGTGTCTGGAGGGCAGGTCGCTCGCGAGCCTCGCGGACCGCTGGGGCAGCCCGCTGTTCGTCGTCCACGCCGCCCGGCTCGCCGAGAATGTCCGGCGCTTCCAGCAGGTGCCACCGGGCCGGCAGCGCGGTGCCGAGGTCTTCTGTTCCTACAAGACCAATCCAATCCCAGCCGTCATCCAGAGGCTGTCCCAGCTCGGCCTCGGAGCCGAGGTCGTCTCTCCGTACGAGCTGTGGCTCGCCATGCGGCTCGGCGTCGCCCCCGGAAGCATCATCTACAACGGCCCGGGCAAGACGCCGGGCATCGCGCGCACGCTCGTGCAGAACGAGCTCCTGCTCACCAACCTGAATCATCGCGAGGAGATTGCGCTCGTCGCACGGGCTGCCGCGGAGCTCGACAAGCGTCCCAACGTGGGCCTGCGCGTGGCAACTTCCGATAGCTGGTCGGGCAAGTTCGGCATCCCCATCGCCGGGGGACAGGCGCTGGCGGCCTACGAGGAGGCGCTGTCGCATCCCTCGCTCCGGGTCGTCGGACTGCACGCGCACCGGGGCGTGGCCATCGAGGACGCCGAGACGCTGGAGCGCTTCGTGCGTGAGGTGCTGGAGTTCTGTGACGTGCTCCACGCCCGGCTCGGCCTCGCCGTGGAGATGCTCGACTTCGGCGGGAGTCTGGCGGTGCCGACGGTGCTGCCGCTCGACGCCTCACCGCTCCCGCTCGCCGAGCGGGTCCGACGCAGACTCTCCATTGAGGACTACCTTGCGCGGCTCATCGGGCAGGTCGAGGACCACTTCCATCGCGCCGGCCGTCCCGCACCTCGCATCTTCCTGGAGCCCGGCCGTGCGATGACCGGGAACACCCAGCTGCTGCTGTGCCGGGTCAGCAGCCTCAACGCGGCCGGAGCGGGGCCCGCGCACGCCATCCTGGATGCCGGCGAGAACATCGCCCACATCCTGCATCGCGAGTATCACGAGATATTCCACGTCGAGCGGTGGGGCGAAACGCCGAGCGAGACGTACAGCCTCGACGGTCCCACGTGCAGCCCGATGGACCGGCTGCGGGCCACCATCGAGCTTCCCCGGCTCCGTACGGGCGACACGCTCGCGGTGATGGACGCGGGGGCCTATCTGGTCTCCTTCTCGAACTCCTTCTGCTTTCCGCAGCCGGGAATCGTGGTCCTGGAGCAGGACCGCGAGACGCTCGTCCGCCGCGCGGAGACGTACGAAGACATGGTCTCCAGGGACCTCTACGCGAGCGACGCAGCCCGATGA
- a CDS encoding serine/threonine protein kinase — MASDVFNPARLLPGMLIGPWRLLELRGRGSFGIVFRAVHALQQDAEPVALKLAVNLWDARFAREAELLSRIHHPAVPRLLDHGHWQPRQTLSFPWLVMEWIEGLPLYEWAYAQRPSSRQVLQLLARLARALDATHSAGGLHRDVKGDNILVRHSDAQPFLTDFGSGHFLGAATLTLPAFPPGTLAYRSPEAWRYIPRSGKIPAIPYSPRPADDLFALGVTAYRLITGKYPPVPNPEVEEAWLWLPEEHARWTARVCNARCIPELSALVSRMLSLRPDARGSAREVAEALEQAARRTGREADVPLFTGEEPRPAGLFPRPQHVTVQRPPRPRRLPWLAAAGLGGALALSVAGLLSVSRSEEPAPPQLAEKEESRDGGTVAVGDTALTTRVEPERASSVWSAIAVELPPKPLPGQQRPDASGRCPSKVQVAINGGCWRKVPVDLKDCVEWDGFEYRGACYQPALAPQRPATSGPSNRDDSP, encoded by the coding sequence ATGGCGTCTGACGTCTTCAATCCCGCTCGCCTGCTCCCAGGAATGCTCATCGGCCCGTGGCGTCTGCTGGAGCTGCGCGGCAGGGGCTCCTTCGGCATCGTCTTCCGCGCCGTCCACGCGCTGCAGCAGGACGCAGAACCCGTGGCCCTCAAGCTGGCCGTCAACCTGTGGGATGCTCGCTTCGCGCGTGAGGCCGAGTTGCTCTCTCGCATCCACCACCCCGCCGTCCCTCGTCTGCTGGACCATGGCCACTGGCAGCCCCGGCAGACGCTGTCCTTCCCCTGGCTCGTCATGGAGTGGATAGAAGGCCTGCCTCTCTACGAATGGGCCTACGCTCAACGCCCCTCTTCCCGGCAGGTGCTTCAGCTTCTGGCCCGCCTCGCCCGTGCCCTCGACGCCACTCATTCGGCGGGCGGCCTCCACCGCGATGTGAAGGGCGACAACATCCTCGTCCGACACTCGGACGCTCAGCCCTTCCTCACGGACTTCGGCTCCGGCCACTTCCTGGGCGCAGCCACGCTCACCTTGCCGGCCTTTCCTCCCGGCACCCTCGCCTACCGCTCCCCCGAGGCGTGGCGCTACATCCCCCGCTCCGGAAAGATTCCCGCCATCCCCTATTCACCCAGGCCCGCGGATGACCTCTTCGCCCTGGGGGTCACCGCCTATCGCCTCATCACCGGGAAGTACCCACCCGTGCCCAACCCGGAGGTTGAGGAGGCCTGGCTCTGGCTGCCCGAGGAGCACGCGCGCTGGACGGCGCGAGTCTGCAACGCTCGCTGCATTCCGGAGCTGAGCGCGCTGGTGTCGCGGATGCTCTCACTGCGCCCCGATGCGCGAGGCAGCGCGCGGGAGGTGGCCGAAGCGCTGGAGCAGGCCGCGCGCAGGACGGGACGTGAGGCGGACGTGCCGCTCTTCACGGGAGAAGAGCCTCGGCCCGCGGGCCTCTTTCCCCGCCCCCAGCACGTCACGGTGCAGCGCCCTCCTCGCCCTCGCCGGTTGCCCTGGCTCGCGGCCGCTGGCCTCGGAGGCGCACTGGCGCTGAGCGTTGCGGGTTTGCTGAGCGTGAGTCGCTCCGAGGAGCCCGCCCCGCCCCAACTCGCGGAGAAGGAAGAGTCCAGGGATGGCGGCACCGTGGCCGTCGGGGACACCGCGCTGACTACGCGGGTGGAGCCCGAGCGAGCCTCCTCCGTGTGGTCAGCCATCGCGGTTGAGCTGCCTCCGAAACCCCTTCCAGGGCAGCAGCGCCCGGACGCCAGTGGCCGCTGTCCCAGCAAGGTGCAGGTCGCAATCAACGGCGGTTGTTGGAGGAAGGTGCCCGTGGACTTGAAGGACTGTGTTGAATGGGACGGCTTTGAATACAGGGGCGCGTGTTACCAACCCGCCCTGGCTCCTCAACGCCCTGCCACCTCGGGCCCTTCGAATCGAGACGACAGTCCATAG
- a CDS encoding hemerythrin domain-containing protein, translating to MLAGCATTSTGSAPRPEEPEGQKEEEEVSPAEDLMREHGVLRRVLLVYEESLRRLAGGETVPPQTLAGGAQIIRRFIEDYHEKLEEQFLFPRFERAGKHLELVGVLREQHARGRQLTAEVLRLATPESLSNPGSVASLTRTLRLFIRMYGPHAAREDTILFPALRQVVSAHEYDALGEDFERKEHELFGASGFEGVVEEVATLEKALGIYELSSFTP from the coding sequence ATGCTGGCTGGATGTGCGACCACCTCCACCGGAAGCGCGCCTCGCCCAGAGGAGCCAGAGGGGCAGAAGGAAGAGGAAGAGGTCTCTCCCGCCGAGGATCTCATGCGCGAGCATGGCGTCTTGCGCCGGGTGCTGCTCGTCTACGAGGAGAGCCTCCGGCGGCTTGCGGGTGGCGAGACCGTGCCCCCCCAGACCCTCGCGGGTGGAGCGCAGATCATCCGCCGTTTCATCGAGGACTACCACGAGAAGCTCGAAGAGCAGTTCCTCTTCCCTCGCTTCGAGCGAGCAGGAAAGCACCTGGAACTGGTAGGTGTCCTGCGCGAGCAGCACGCCAGGGGGCGGCAACTCACCGCGGAGGTGCTACGCCTCGCGACGCCCGAGAGCCTGAGCAACCCCGGCTCCGTGGCGTCGCTGACCCGCACCCTTCGGCTCTTCATCCGCATGTACGGCCCCCACGCGGCACGTGAAGACACGATCCTCTTCCCCGCGCTGCGACAAGTCGTCTCTGCCCACGAGTACGACGCGCTGGGCGAGGACTTCGAGCGGAAGGAACACGAGTTGTTCGGCGCAAGCGGCTTCGAGGGGGTGGTGGAGGAAGTCGCCACGCTCGAGAAGGCCCTGGGAATCTACGAGCTGTCCTCCTTCACGCCCTGA
- a CDS encoding DUF4386 domain-containing protein: MNTANHKPGRILGLLFILPFFAYGIGSVLVGSLLESADPLGLVIEHRTRYVAGALLMLLDAVTVVGIGVLFFPIGRRHHPDIALAYVCTRVMEALLLTVGILLLLSILSLGEGAHAPGASGMQELLTLTKLLERGNFWAYQLAMLVLGTGSVAFCVLLFRSGLAPSSLALLGVAGYALLALGCVLELLGLRVSMVLSLPGGLFELVLGGWLMAKGFRPVTRSAEA, translated from the coding sequence ATGAATACGGCCAATCACAAGCCCGGCAGAATCCTGGGTCTGCTCTTCATCCTCCCATTCTTCGCCTATGGAATCGGCTCCGTCCTCGTCGGCTCGCTGCTGGAGAGCGCGGACCCGCTGGGCCTGGTCATCGAGCACCGCACGCGGTACGTCGCCGGCGCGTTGCTCATGCTGCTCGACGCCGTGACGGTGGTGGGAATCGGCGTGCTCTTCTTCCCCATCGGCAGGCGGCACCACCCGGACATCGCCCTGGCCTATGTCTGCACGAGGGTGATGGAGGCGCTGCTGCTGACCGTGGGGATTCTCCTCCTGCTCTCCATCCTCTCCCTCGGGGAAGGTGCGCACGCTCCCGGCGCTTCCGGGATGCAAGAGTTGCTGACCCTGACGAAGCTCCTCGAGCGGGGAAACTTCTGGGCCTACCAGCTCGCCATGCTCGTGCTGGGCACGGGCAGCGTGGCGTTCTGCGTGCTGCTGTTCCGCTCCGGCCTGGCGCCGTCGTCCCTGGCCCTGCTCGGAGTGGCGGGTTACGCCCTGCTGGCGCTGGGGTGTGTCCTGGAGCTCCTCGGGCTTCGCGTGAGCATGGTCCTCTCGCTGCCGGGTGGGCTGTTCGAGCTGGTCCTGGGCGGCTGGCTGATGGCGAAGGGCTTCCGGCCGGTCACCCGCTCCGCCGAGGCGTAG